TTACTCACTATATTCTAGATGGCTTCCTGTGGAAGGGAGGTAAGGACAATAACGAGTTAAGAGACTTCTTGGGTTTCCAAAAACTCGATTCTTAATCAGAATGCTCTAAATCCCCTCCTAGGACTGAAAAACAGCCTTACTACGGTTTTCCGATAGACAAGCCCGGTTTTCTTCTCATAATGACGAAAAAGGAAAACAGGATCTACCTCAATGATCATCGTAGAAGGAATTGATTATATTGTAATACCTACAGGGGACGTCGAGTCTTCGGTTAAATTCTATTCCGAACTCTTCGATTTCGAGACCTTAGAGGAGAAAGGAAACGAGTTCGCGATCATCGGCCTCGATTCAGTGAATATCAAACTCCTCAATACGAATGGTGCGAAAAGTTCCCTGACCGAAGTAAAGTCTCCTGTTCTAAGCTTCGTTTTGGATGTGGATGACTTCACTGAAGCAATCGTAGAGCTCGAGTCCAAGTCGGTTCAGATCGTAAGAGGACCAGAAGCTAGAGACGGAGGAGAATTTCTCCATTTCTTGGATCCATCCGGAAACATTCTCGAGATCAATTATAAAGAAGACTGATCTTTCAGATCTAATCTATAAAAGCAAAAAGCCCGGCAATCCCGGGCTTTTTTATTTGGCTCACTATATAAAGCTGAGATCGTTTAGGAAAGCTTATCTACAAAAGCGCCTTTGATCTTATAGATATCACCCGCATAACTCGGATTCATAGCCTTTTGATCGAAGGTGTCTGCTTGCTTATTCTCATAAGGCTTATTAGCAACTCCTTCCATTTTAGGCATCTTGCGAGGATCCGAGGAAGGCTTGTCCGGTAATCCAAGAAATGCTGCAGTAATTGTGCTCATTTGATCCTCCCTTAACCGAATGCTAAACCAATATTAAGAATAAACCAAGTATTTTTTTGGCCCTTATATTAAGGAAAAGAGATTTCGCAGTTTCCCTTACCCGCTGTAACGAACATCTGAACGGTATAATAACTCGGGAAAGTAATCGTAGGTTGGTAGATCCAAGTGGCTGTATTGTTGGGATCTCCCACATCCGTCCTTCCACAAGACTTGGAAAACTTGGAATACACCAGATAGGTATCACAACCTAATTTAACATTCGTGGCTCCCTCAGTATTCAAATCGATCCTGAGAGCGACTGTTCCAGTCTGACCCGTAATTGCGAATGTCTTTGAGTTCGGATAAGTAACCCCGATCTCATCTCCGTACTGGTTATTAAACGACTTATAACAATCTATATAGAAGGGAGTGCCGTAGCAGTTCATTGCACTGCTGCTGTTATTCTTATCGCAGACGATAGGACCGGAACCGGATTTAGAAAGGAATAAGGTCCCTGAGGATGCTCCCGACGGAACTACAGTCGTGATCTCGGTCGAGGTCGCAGTCAATACAGTTCCGGATACTCCATTGAATGTGATCGTATTATTGCTCGCAGTTGCTGAGAAAAGCCTTCCGTTTATAGTTATGGATGTGCCTGGACTCGTGCCAATGGGAGGCGCTCCGGAAGGAGGATCGATCGAGGTGATGACTGGATCCCCAATCCCCAACTCGCTAGCCAAATCCGTGCTTTTGCTATTCGAACAATAGACCCCAAGTATGGAAATGAGCAGGATGAAAATAAGAGCTCGCATCAAAGACCGCATTTTTACTTAACCTAGAACCGCTCGAGCCGACCGGTTTTGCTTGCCGATTTAGAAAAACCAGACAATCTACCCAATTATCGGAAGAAATACTTCGTCCGGGAATAAGATTTTTCCAGCAGGCAAATATGAGCGAAACCGTTCTTTATTCGATCGAAGATTATACATGTATTATTACCTTAAATCGACCCGAAAAACGAAATGCAATCTCCAGGCAATTGCTCCGAGAACTTATGTCTTGTATTGAAAAGGCAAACAAAGACCCGAAAATACGTGCACTGGTTTTATCAGGAGAAGGTTCCGTTTTCTGCGCGGGAGCCGATTTGAAGGAAAGAGCGGACATGTCCGAGAAAGAAGTACATCGTTTCTTGGATGAGGTAGGTGTCTGTTTTCAGGCACTGGAAAATCTCCCTTTTCCAACCATCGCAGCCTTGGATGGAGACGCGTATGGTGGCGGGTTAGAAATGGCACTCTGTTGCGATTTCATTTTGATGAGCCACGAAGCCAAAGTGGGACTCACTGAAACCGGTTTAGGAATTATTCCAGGTGCGGGAGGAACTCAAAGACTTCCGAGAAGAATCGGAAGAACTAAAGCTTTAGAACTGATCCTCACTGCCTCGGTGATCAATGCAGAGACTGCGTTAGAGATCCAACTTGCAAATTCAGTTTGGCATGATTCTGCCTTCACTGCAGGAAAGAAGCTTGCACTGCTACTTTCTGAAAAGGCTCCCATTTCTTTGAAGCTGGCCAAGTTAGCAATCAACGAAGGAGAAGGTAAAGATATCAAGACAGCCTTAAAGATAGAAAGAAAACATTATAATAAGACCTTGCAAACCGAGGACAGGATCGAGGCCTTAAAGGCTTTCAAAGAAAAGAGAAAACCCGAATTTAAGGGAAGATAGAAATTCGAAAAATGGAAGCGACCCAAAGCTGGGCCGCAAAAATAGGAAAAAACTAAGCATCGGAAAATCGAATGATTCTAACTGGAAAGGAAATTAAGAATAGATTAGACAAGGACATAGTCATCGAGCCTTATTCCGATAACAGGTTGAATCCGAACTCTTATAACCTAAGACTTCATAACGAGCTGGTTCGCTATACGGAAACTCCTTTGGACATGAAGAAGTCCAATCCGTCCGAAAACCTAATCATCCCGGAGAACGGATTACTCTTGCAACCGGGCGTTCTTTATTTGGGACGCACCCTTGAATATACTGAAACTCATAATCTAGTTCCTATGCTTGAAGGGCGTTCCTCTATCGGAAGATTAGGAATGTATGTGCATGTGACTGCAGGATTCGGTGATGTGGGCTTCAAAGGATTCTGGACCTTGGAGATTTCCGTAATCCAGCCTCTTGTTATCTATCCGAATGTAGAGATCTGTCAGATATTCTACCACACTGTCGAAGGCGAGATCACAGAATATAAATCCGGCAAATACCAAGGAAACAAAGGGATTCAGACCTCGATGCTTTATAAAGATTTCGAGAACGGAAAGTATTAAGAATCTATAATACTTTTAAGTAGCTCTGCTGTCTCTCTGGATCAATCTTACTAATTTTTGAGCATTTTCATTTTCGGGATCTTTTTCCAAGGCCATGTGAGCGTATTCTAAAGCTAATTCGAATTGCTCGGTTTGGCGATATAGATCCGAAAGATTGATCAGGTTCATAGGGTTGTCCGGCTGCAACTCTTCCATTCTCTTAGCGGCAAGAATAGCCTCGTCCATTCTTCCGATCCTTCGATTTGCTAAGGAAAGATAGTACCAATACTCCACTAGATCCGGATCGGCACCCAAGTATTTGTTCAATACCTCTACTGCTTTTGCGTAGTTCTTTCCTTTAAAGCTAAGAAGTCCGAGGAGTTTAGTGACCTTGGTATTCTGCGGATCTGATTTATATAATCCTTCGAGAGAAACCAATGCCTCGCTCAAGCGGCCGCCCATATAATCTTCTTTTGCTTTCTTATAGATGAATTTCCAATCGATAGGATCAGAGAGAGAATCCGGCTTAGAATCCGTTTCAGGAGAATTGATAGGCAAATATTCTATTCTAAGAAGAGAAAGGTCGTCCGTTAATTCTCCTGAATTCATGATCTCTTCTTCGATCTTGGTAAGATCACCTTGGCCTTTTTCCACGAGTTGCAAGAAGAGCATCTCATCTTCGTTGATCGTTCTGACTTCTTTTTCCGGAGTCAGGTCCAGATCATCCTTACCGTCCGAACCGACGATCAATACATCTCCAGGTTCCAATCGAGTGGTATGGACTTTAAATTCGTATTCCGAATCCAAACCAATCTTACGAAGAGTTAATCCTGTTTCTAAGAAACCTGCTCTTCCGTCCCTATACATTACGGAGAAGGGGTGCTCTGCGTTGAAGTACCAGACTTTACCTGTATCATCCTCAACCATCACGAATGTTCCGGAGATTACCATGGATCCGTTAAAGGATTTGAATACGGATTGCATCTCTCTATAGATCTCTGTTAGCCAATCGGCAGCAGTGGTATCTAATACACGATCATTTGCGGCAGAACGCGCTAGAATCGAATTGATCACGACCCCCATGACCAAGGAACCACCGGCCCCCTGCATGGATTTTCCCATCGCATCACCGTTCATAGCAAAGGTGTAGCGCTTAAAGTCGTTCGGTTTTCCTAAACGAAGATTTCCTGTGACGCAAATGTCCCCGCCTAGATCCGCGCTCTTACCTTTGAACTCGAATTGTTTCTTTTGGCGAAGAATGAACTGAGTTCCTACCTTAGTGGACTTGTTCGCATTATAGAATAACGGTTTTGCAAGCAAAGACGTGAGAAAGTAGTCTCCATCTTGCTGTACTTTCAATCTTTGTAATTCTTCTATTTTTTCGGAAAGCTCTCTCGTTCTTTCTCTCACCTTTGTAGCAAGGTGTTCCGCATAGTCCTGCAACTCTCCTCTTGCTTTGCGAATAGAAGCCACCATGTTATTAAAGGAATCGGATAAGAATCCTATCTCGTCTTTTAGGTCCACCTTGACTTCCACATCCAAAGCTCCCTCGTTCACTCTTTCCATTCCGGAGAGAAGACGGTTCAAAGGAGAAACCAAACTTTGGCGGAAGAATAACGGGAATACTAAGAAGACAACCACAAGCACTACTCCCAGGATGAGAGTTTGCTTTGCTGCAGTTGGGTGCATAAATTCTCTATACTTGCGATACGAGTAACCTACTTCGCTTACGATATCCTTCTTCACATCATAGTTTATATAAGTAACGAAATGTTGGTATTCGTCTAAGCTCTTTCTATAATGTCTGGAAAGCGCAGGCTGGAAGGGGCGGAAGTAGAGAAGTATTTCCGCTTTCAGATGACCGATGAGAAGATCCTTTTCATCGAAAGTACAACTTCCGTCTTTCTCCTTCCATTTGGAGAGAAGGTGATCTTTAAAATAAGAAACGTCGCCGCTCGCACCTTTTAGGAATTTTCTTCCGTCGACACAAAATTCTTTAGGAAAGATATAATCCAATTTATTCGAAGTCACAAAGACAGCGGTATTCAGAGAAGTAAGATAATCGAATAGCTTGGTCTTTAATTCTTTGCCTTCTAGATTCGGATTTCTCTCCAGGAATTTAAGGATGGAAGTCTTATATCCGCTGAAATATTCGTGAGTCCCCGCAAGGGTCTTCTTCAGTGATTCCCTAAAAGTATCCTCTGGAAGAAGTTTGATATGCTCGAAGATAATCGTATTCTTAAAGTCTATCTCTAATTGAGGAAGGCGAAGATCGAATTTATTATCATATTGAGAGTAGTCGAGACTGTTCGAACCGCCGGCCCAGTTGATTACGTATTCCAATTCAGACGGTTTCTTTCCACCTTCTAGGACTCGAGCCATATTAACGATACTCTTAGTATCATACTCTGCTTCTTTATCCTGGTTAGAAATAAAGACAAGTGCCTGCATGATCAGCATCAAAGTTACGAAAGTAATCCCTACGATCTTGACCATGAAAGTGGTCTTTTCTTCGCTGAAATTCAAGAAGATCACAAGGATCAAGAAAAGACCCAAGGTCATCAAAAGTACAATAGAGGTTAAGTAAGTAGATCTTTCGATCCATCCGTCTCGGCTAAGAATATTCGTAACGGCCGGGATCACCCCTCCGATCAAAAGCGAACCCATGAACCCGCCGATTGCAAAGCGAATGCTTCCGGAAGTTTTTACCATTCTCCAGACCGGAACGATCAAAAAGCAGACCAAGACAAAGATCCCGATCAGAATAGCGACGTTTCTAGACGCTGCCTCTACATTGAAGTCCCAATGATGTGCGGTAAAGTGATACTTCTTAGGAGCGTTTAATGTGATATAAAAGAAGTAAGAAACTCCAATCACCATGATCGAATATAATACGATCAATAAGTTTCGATTAAACTTAGGATGAGCGTTCTGAGGATACCTGGACATGAACTGTCCTAAGTGAGTCAGTGCAGGGAGAATAAAACCTACGGTTAACCATCGATGGTAGGCTCCGTTCGGATGATATAAGAACGCGGCAAAGAAATATCCGGTGCAAAAGAAGGAGAAGAATAACGCACCCAAAGCAAGGTGAAATGTACTTGGAGTCTTCTCCTTAACAAAAAGAAAGAAGAGAGAAGTAAATAGGAATGCGAGGATCGATAACAAGCTTCCGAAAGAGTAATAGTTCAGAAGTACGTCGTTTTGTAAGATTGATAGAATTTCCATGCGCTTAAAAGTCGGATCGGTCCTGATAGCGATTCGGCCGAGCGCATTTTGTTAGTGAAATGGATCGGACCAAGAAAAGGCTCTTATAAATGGATTATATTAAAGCTGGAACCAATCCGATCAAACGAAAAAAGAATTTCCTGCCAAATCGCCTTTTTTGTATAACACGTGCAATGTAAAAAGCAAGTCTAAAGTTTATCAATTTCTTTCAGTTGCAAAAAGGAATTCACCGGATAAACAGCATAAGGTCCCGCCAGGACCCAACCTTGCAATATATGATCCCAATTCTTCTTTTGGATCTTATTCAAGATTTTAAAAACTCCTTCCGTATTCAAAGTCTCTGCAAGAGTAACCTGTTTCAGAAAACTCTTATATCCGGCATTTCCAAGTTCCTTGTATAGGATCATCTGAGTTCTAACTGCCTTGGAATAAAACCAAAGCCCCAGAGAAGGATCCAAAGTGCGAAAATCTTGAGACAAAGGAAGGTCTTTTGGAGGTCTTGCTTCTTCTAAACTCCATTCGTCCATGACTGCTGATAATTCTTCTGAATCGAGCTTCAAAGTTCCTTTCTTAGTTAAAAGATAAGGCAAGAAGGAAACGATCCCTTCGCTTAACCAGGATGGTTCCGTGAAATAGAAATGACCGAGTTCATGTAGTAAAAGTGCTGGGTAACCTCGAGGAACGATTCCAGGCTCCATAAAAATTCCTAGATCTTTTCCCAAATCCCCGGAGACATTATTATATCCTCCGATCCGAGTTCCATTCAGAAAGACTGCCTCTTTCAAGATGAGTTTGACCTTGTTCTTTTCAGGTTCGGGAAGGGATTTATAGATCGGAGCCGCAGCTTGGTGAAAACTTACTCCAATAAAAGATTCGTAAGCGTCTAAAAGGCCTTTGGTCTTTTCGAAAGCGTATTGGTTCCAATCCTTTTCCGAGGTCTCGTTGCGGATGACTACCTGAACTTCTCCTCCTCTTAAGATTAAAGGGAAATTGCTTTGAACGGATTTTGTCTGGGATTTCTTATTTGCTTGAGAAAAGGTCGGAAGGACAAAGATCGTCAGGATAAAACAGATCCCGAGAATCCCCAGGATCTGTCCTACCTTTGGTTTTCTGAAAAATATCAACGATCTCTCTCGATCAAACGGATCAATTTGTGAGCGTTTTCGTTTGCAGGTTCTTGCTGCATGATCTTGCGAGCGTATTCTTCGGCACGATCATACATTTCCATCAAACGATAAATATCAGAAAGATTGATCAAATTAGAGAGATTGTTAGGATCTACTTCCAATAGTTTCAAGCTGGCAGCAAGTGCTTGGTCGTACTTACCCATCTTCTTGTTTGCGATGGAAAGATAGAACCAATACTCATGCAGATCTGGATCTATACCAAGGTAATTGGTCAGAACTTCGACCGCAGTTGCGTAATCTTTGCCTTTGAAACTTAAAAGACCCAGCAATTTGTTCAGCCTTTGATTAGCGCTATCATGCAAGTAGCCCGTCTTGAGAAGATCCAAGGCCTCATCCAAACGACCGGTCTTGTACATCTTCTTAGCTTCCTCATAAACAGAGTCGGTATTGAGTGCCTTGTCTATATGATCGGAAGACTCGAAAATATCTTCGATCTCGTCCTTCTTAGGCTCGCCTTGGAATTCTATCTTCAATAACGAAAGGTCATCCGTAAGCTCTCCTGTCTTGCGGATCTCAATCTCGATATCTTCTAGATTTGCCTTAGCGGTTTCGACATGACGAAGGAACTGCATTTCGTCTTCGTTGATCGTACGGATCGTTTCTTCTGGAGTTAGATCCACGTCGTCCCTTCCGTCCGAACCGAGGATGATGATATCACCCTTCTTCAATTGGAAATTGTGGACTTTAAATTCAAACTCGGAATCCAAGCCGAGTTTTCGTAGAGTAAGACCGTCTTCGATGAAGCTTGCTTTTCCATCTCTATAAAGTACGGAATACGGGTGTTCAGCGTTGAAGTACCAACACATTCCCGTCTCGTCTTCGATCAGATATAAGGAAGCGGAGATCACCATGGATCCGTTAAAGGATTTAAAGACTGCATGGATCTCATTATAGATCTCTGCTAACCATTGCTCCGGTGTAGCATCCAAAATCCTATTATTAGCGGCAGAACGAGCGAGAATAGAGTTCATCACGACTCCCATAACAAGAGCTCCACCCGCTCCTTGCATGGACTTACCCATTGCATCACCGTTCATGGAAACTGTGTATCTCTTGAACGAATCCGGACGACCCAAACGTAAATTACCGGTAACGCATATATCGCCACCTAGATCTGAATGTTTTCCTCTGAATTCGAACTGCTTCTTCTGATGTATGATAAATTCCGTTTTTACCAGCTTGGATTTATTCGCATTATAGAAAAGAGGCTTCGCAAGCAAGGATGTAAGGAAGTAGTCACCGTCCTGTTGCACTTTGAGGCGTTGGACCTCTTCCATTTTCTCCTGTACTTCTCTAGTTCTTTCTCGAACTTTCTCTTCCAGGTTTTCTGCGTAATCCTGCAACTCTCTCCTAGCTTGCTTGATGGAAGCCACCATCGCGTTAAAGGAGTCAGCCAAGAATCCGATCTCGTCCCTTACTTTAACCGGCACGACCACATCCAAGTCTCCTTTGTTCACTTTCTCCACCCCCGAGAGTAAGCTATTCAAAGGATCCACTAAGCTGTTTTTAAAGAATAGAGGGAATAATGCGAGGACCACGAAGATCACGATGAGTAAGATCGCAGTCTGTTTCACCGCAGTAGGGTGCATGAATTCTCGATACACTCTGTAAGAGAATCCTACCTCGCTCATCTCCTGCTTCTCAGGTATGAATTTCATGAAGGCAACATAATGCCCTAGACCATCTTTGCTTCTTCTGTAGTGCCTGGTCTCGCTCGGCTTGAAATATCGGAAATAGCAAAGTATCTCTGCACGGAGTTCCTCATCGCTAAGATCCCTTCCGTCCCAAAGACAATCTTCGGACCAATGGGAGAATATCTCGTCCTTAAAGCCTTTTTCAGCGCTGCCCAGCCCATTGAGGAAGGCGCGGCCCTTCTTACAGAAGGAGCCACCGACTAAACCTTCTAATTTGTTGGTGGTTACGAACGCTCTCTTGTTCCAATTCTCCGCTTTTGTTATGATCAGCGCCTTGGTTTCTGCAGGAGAAAGTTGAGGATTTGCATCCAACAATTCACGGATAAAACGTTTGTATCCGCCGAAGTATGTATGACTTTTATTTAATAAAGAATTTACGGATCCTCTGAAGTTCGAATCTTTTAGATTCTTAATTTCTTCGTAGATGGTTACGTTCTGTAAGTCCGCTTCTACCTGTCTTAGATTCAGTTCTTTTTTGGAATCATATTCGGAAGTATCCAAGTCATCCTTGTTTTCCTTCCAATGAAATGTGTATTCTATGTCCTGAGATTTTACTCCGTTCTCGAGGGCTCTTTCTATATTTACCATGCGTAAGCTATCATATTCCGCATCCTTCTCTTGGCTGGAAATATAAACGAGGGCTTGCATGATCAAACAGATAGTAAAAAGAGTGATCCCAACGATCTTTACCATAAAGGTGGTGCGTTCGGCGCTGTTATTGATGAACGCGATCACCATAAAGGAGAAGGCCGTAACGAAGGAGATCACGTTCGAGGTCATGTACGTCGAACGCTCCATCTCTCCATCTCTACTTAAGAAATTCGAGATATTCGGATAAACCGCTGCTATTAAAAATCCGATCGTGAACATGAGAAGAGCAAGTCTTCTCTTATCCTTAGTGAAGATCGCTCTCCAAGCAGGAACGATGATAAATCCGATAAAGCAAAATAGAGCGATCACGATAGCGAGATAGCGACTTGCGTCGAACGCATTAAAATCCCAGTGATGGGCAGTGAAGTGATAGATCTTGTCGGAAATAGAAGTCAGGAAGATGAAGAGCGCAACAGTGACTACAGATACCGAATGTTCCGCAATCAAAACCCATTTCGCGATACGTTGATTGCTATTTCCCGGGAAGCGGATCAGGAATTGAGTAAAATGCGTTATTGCAGGAAGAACCATCCCTCCTGTAAGCCAACGGTGATACGCAGCGATCGGATGATATAAGAACGCGGCTATGAAATAACCTATTTCGAAGGCCCCAAAAAACAAGAAGCCTATACCGAAATGCGTAGTCGCTATCGTCCTGTTCTTAAGTGTTAAAAAGAAAATCCCTAGAAAAATAGTGGTTAGAGTAACCAATAAACTTCCAAACGAGTAGTAGTTAAAAAGGACCAGGTCCCAAGAAATCGGATTTAACCCCATAAACTCCTATAGACGGCTTCGATTACCGGCGAACGAAACTGACTTCCAGCCTATTCTTTATTTTTAGTTTGCCGACTCACTAATTCAAGTTTAGATATCGGCGAAAAATGGCTAAAGCCTTCACTATCATTTTGAAAAGGGAAAAATCAATAGAAAAATAAGAACACGACTCCTATTCTGTCGAAGTATGTCCGCTTCTCAATCTAATCCGAATATTCTATCTCGTTTGAAACTTCTTCTCAGTGAGAAGCTTTGGTTTAGGGTGTTGCTCGGTTTGGTTGGCGGATTGCTTACGGGCTTATATCTCAGCCCCGAAAATCAATTTATAGCCGTTGAGTACTCTAAACCGATCGCTGCTTGGTTGGGTATGCCCGGACATTTCTTCTTAATTCTTTTGCAGATCATTATGATCCCTTTAGTATTCTGTTCCATCGTACTTGGGATACATGCGGGAGAAACGTTGGAGAACCTTAGAAATTTCGGGGTAAGAACCTTTCTATACTTCGTCTTTACTACTGCGTTAGCCGTATCTATAGGGATCGCTCTCGCAAGTATCGTACAGCCCGGACGTTTCGTGGATCCTGCCGGAGTTCCTAGGTCCCAGATCCCTGCAAAAGTAATGAGCTCCTCCGATCCGGTTTCTATAGAGAAGATCCCGGAGCTGATCATTTCTGTTCTTCCAAGAAATCCATTCCTAACATTTGCAAATGGAGATATGCTAGGTGTAGTGTTTTTGGCGCTACTCGTCGGAATTGCACTTTTATCTATTGAGAAGGAGCATACAACCCATGTGCTTCCCATTCTCCATGCAATCTTCAGGACTAGCATGATCTTTGTAGAATGGGCGATGAAGATTGCACCCTTTGCGGTATTCGGTTTAATCGCACAGATCACTGCAAAGATAGGCATTAAGGTTTTATTAAGTTTGGGGGTTTACTTCCTAACAGTTCTCGGTGGGCTCGTATTGATCCTGGTCATGTACTCTTTGCTTCTCGTGCTACTCGCAAGAAAAAGTCCTATCTGGTTCTTTCAAAATGCGGGGGAAGTGCAATTGCTTGCCTTCTCCACTTCTAGTTCTGCAGCCGTTCTTCCTTTTACATTAAGAACTGCGATCGAAAAGATGGGAGTCTCTAAGAAGATTGCAGAGTTCATCGTACCATTAGGTGCCACAGTGAACATGGATGGAACTGCTTTGTATCAGGCAGTGGCGACAGTCTTTCTTTCTCAAGTATATGGGATCGAATTAACCGCAACCAGTCTTGCATTCATACTTATCGCGACAGTTGTTGCTTCTATTGGAACACCTAGCACTCCGGGATTAGGGATCGTTATACTTGCCTCCATTTTAGCAGGTGTAGGAATTCCTACAGAAGGAATCGGTATCATTCTAGGTGTGGATCGTATCTTAGATATGTGCAGGACAACAGTGAATGTAACCGGAGATTTGGTTGCTTGCAATGTATTTCAAAATCGAGAGAATCTTTAAGGTTCGATTTTTTGTAAGGTAAGTTTACTTACGATTACGTTGGACTTTCCTGGAACAAGAACCTTAAACTCCAAGTTTCTCATTTCCTTTTCGGAAACCTTAAATGGGATTCTTTTATGATCCGTTGCATTTGATTTTTCTAATGGAGTTAGTTCCATCTTTCCGTTATCTGCAGAGACTTGGAATTGAGCTTGGTCTAAACCATTCCCGTA
Above is a window of Leptospira semungkisensis DNA encoding:
- a CDS encoding VOC family protein, yielding MIIVEGIDYIVIPTGDVESSVKFYSELFDFETLEEKGNEFAIIGLDSVNIKLLNTNGAKSSLTEVKSPVLSFVLDVDDFTEAIVELESKSVQIVRGPEARDGGEFLHFLDPSGNILEINYKED
- a CDS encoding LIC10067 family putative lipoprotein; this translates as MRSLMRALIFILLISILGVYCSNSKSTDLASELGIGDPVITSIDPPSGAPPIGTSPGTSITINGRLFSATASNNTITFNGVSGTVLTATSTEITTVVPSGASSGTLFLSKSGSGPIVCDKNNSSSAMNCYGTPFYIDCYKSFNNQYGDEIGVTYPNSKTFAITGQTGTVALRIDLNTEGATNVKLGCDTYLVYSKFSKSCGRTDVGDPNNTATWIYQPTITFPSYYTVQMFVTAGKGNCEISFP
- the dcd gene encoding dCTP deaminase, whose protein sequence is MILTGKEIKNRLDKDIVIEPYSDNRLNPNSYNLRLHNELVRYTETPLDMKKSNPSENLIIPENGLLLQPGVLYLGRTLEYTETHNLVPMLEGRSSIGRLGMYVHVTAGFGDVGFKGFWTLEISVIQPLVIYPNVEICQIFYHTVEGEITEYKSGKYQGNKGIQTSMLYKDFENGKY
- a CDS encoding SpoIIE family protein phosphatase — its product is MEILSILQNDVLLNYYSFGSLLSILAFLFTSLFFLFVKEKTPSTFHLALGALFFSFFCTGYFFAAFLYHPNGAYHRWLTVGFILPALTHLGQFMSRYPQNAHPKFNRNLLIVLYSIMVIGVSYFFYITLNAPKKYHFTAHHWDFNVEAASRNVAILIGIFVLVCFLIVPVWRMVKTSGSIRFAIGGFMGSLLIGGVIPAVTNILSRDGWIERSTYLTSIVLLMTLGLFLILVIFLNFSEEKTTFMVKIVGITFVTLMLIMQALVFISNQDKEAEYDTKSIVNMARVLEGGKKPSELEYVINWAGGSNSLDYSQYDNKFDLRLPQLEIDFKNTIIFEHIKLLPEDTFRESLKKTLAGTHEYFSGYKTSILKFLERNPNLEGKELKTKLFDYLTSLNTAVFVTSNKLDYIFPKEFCVDGRKFLKGASGDVSYFKDHLLSKWKEKDGSCTFDEKDLLIGHLKAEILLYFRPFQPALSRHYRKSLDEYQHFVTYINYDVKKDIVSEVGYSYRKYREFMHPTAAKQTLILGVVLVVVFLVFPLFFRQSLVSPLNRLLSGMERVNEGALDVEVKVDLKDEIGFLSDSFNNMVASIRKARGELQDYAEHLATKVRERTRELSEKIEELQRLKVQQDGDYFLTSLLAKPLFYNANKSTKVGTQFILRQKKQFEFKGKSADLGGDICVTGNLRLGKPNDFKRYTFAMNGDAMGKSMQGAGGSLVMGVVINSILARSAANDRVLDTTAADWLTEIYREMQSVFKSFNGSMVISGTFVMVEDDTGKVWYFNAEHPFSVMYRDGRAGFLETGLTLRKIGLDSEYEFKVHTTRLEPGDVLIVGSDGKDDLDLTPEKEVRTINEDEMLFLQLVEKGQGDLTKIEEEIMNSGELTDDLSLLRIEYLPINSPETDSKPDSLSDPIDWKFIYKKAKEDYMGGRLSEALVSLEGLYKSDPQNTKVTKLLGLLSFKGKNYAKAVEVLNKYLGADPDLVEYWYYLSLANRRIGRMDEAILAAKRMEELQPDNPMNLINLSDLYRQTEQFELALEYAHMALEKDPENENAQKLVRLIQRDSRAT
- a CDS encoding SpoIIE family protein phosphatase: MGLNPISWDLVLFNYYSFGSLLVTLTTIFLGIFFLTLKNRTIATTHFGIGFLFFGAFEIGYFIAAFLYHPIAAYHRWLTGGMVLPAITHFTQFLIRFPGNSNQRIAKWVLIAEHSVSVVTVALFIFLTSISDKIYHFTAHHWDFNAFDASRYLAIVIALFCFIGFIIVPAWRAIFTKDKRRLALLMFTIGFLIAAVYPNISNFLSRDGEMERSTYMTSNVISFVTAFSFMVIAFINNSAERTTFMVKIVGITLFTICLIMQALVYISSQEKDAEYDSLRMVNIERALENGVKSQDIEYTFHWKENKDDLDTSEYDSKKELNLRQVEADLQNVTIYEEIKNLKDSNFRGSVNSLLNKSHTYFGGYKRFIRELLDANPQLSPAETKALIITKAENWNKRAFVTTNKLEGLVGGSFCKKGRAFLNGLGSAEKGFKDEIFSHWSEDCLWDGRDLSDEELRAEILCYFRYFKPSETRHYRRSKDGLGHYVAFMKFIPEKQEMSEVGFSYRVYREFMHPTAVKQTAILLIVIFVVLALFPLFFKNSLVDPLNSLLSGVEKVNKGDLDVVVPVKVRDEIGFLADSFNAMVASIKQARRELQDYAENLEEKVRERTREVQEKMEEVQRLKVQQDGDYFLTSLLAKPLFYNANKSKLVKTEFIIHQKKQFEFRGKHSDLGGDICVTGNLRLGRPDSFKRYTVSMNGDAMGKSMQGAGGALVMGVVMNSILARSAANNRILDATPEQWLAEIYNEIHAVFKSFNGSMVISASLYLIEDETGMCWYFNAEHPYSVLYRDGKASFIEDGLTLRKLGLDSEFEFKVHNFQLKKGDIIILGSDGRDDVDLTPEETIRTINEDEMQFLRHVETAKANLEDIEIEIRKTGELTDDLSLLKIEFQGEPKKDEIEDIFESSDHIDKALNTDSVYEEAKKMYKTGRLDEALDLLKTGYLHDSANQRLNKLLGLLSFKGKDYATAVEVLTNYLGIDPDLHEYWFYLSIANKKMGKYDQALAASLKLLEVDPNNLSNLINLSDIYRLMEMYDRAEEYARKIMQQEPANENAHKLIRLIERDR
- a CDS encoding enoyl-CoA hydratase/isomerase family protein, which gives rise to MSETVLYSIEDYTCIITLNRPEKRNAISRQLLRELMSCIEKANKDPKIRALVLSGEGSVFCAGADLKERADMSEKEVHRFLDEVGVCFQALENLPFPTIAALDGDAYGGGLEMALCCDFILMSHEAKVGLTETGLGIIPGAGGTQRLPRRIGRTKALELILTASVINAETALEIQLANSVWHDSAFTAGKKLALLLSEKAPISLKLAKLAINEGEGKDIKTALKIERKHYNKTLQTEDRIEALKAFKEKRKPEFKGR